From Thermogemmatispora onikobensis, one genomic window encodes:
- the argC gene encoding N-acetyl-gamma-glutamyl-phosphate reductase, whose protein sequence is MVSVSILNVTSYTGLELLRLLANHPHFRVTSVTGRSAAGQRLGQVFPQLHALAGGACQEEARHLAELEIVEEPETTELAFVCLPHAAAAEAVQALLQRGTRVVDLSADFRLRNPSLYQEWYKHTHPAPALLEQAVYGLCERYRERIRTTELVANPGCYATAIILALLPALSAGLVSRDVIVDAKSGVSGAGRGLRLDTHYAEANEDLSAYSLGGHRHWPEIVQELETAARSAGQTYEPGLRLTFVPHLTPMTRGILATCYAELRPDDSGRLPTASQVQALYRDYYAGEPFVHVIDQPPHTKWTYGSNHCLLYVTVDERSGRLLVLSCLDNLVKGASGQALQNANCMFGFDERCGLQGGAIYP, encoded by the coding sequence ATGGTGAGTGTTTCGATTCTCAATGTTACCAGCTATACCGGTCTGGAGCTGCTGAGGCTGCTGGCCAATCACCCTCACTTTCGCGTCACGTCGGTGACAGGGCGCAGCGCTGCTGGCCAGCGCCTGGGTCAGGTCTTTCCCCAGTTGCATGCCTTGGCCGGGGGCGCCTGCCAGGAGGAGGCTCGCCACCTGGCCGAGTTGGAGATTGTGGAGGAGCCAGAGACAACGGAGCTGGCCTTTGTCTGTCTCCCTCACGCCGCTGCCGCCGAGGCCGTGCAGGCCCTGCTCCAACGCGGTACGCGGGTGGTGGACCTCTCCGCCGATTTTCGCCTGCGCAATCCTTCCCTCTATCAGGAGTGGTATAAGCATACGCATCCGGCTCCCGCCTTGTTGGAGCAGGCTGTCTATGGGTTGTGTGAGCGCTATCGCGAGCGTATCCGTACAACAGAGCTGGTGGCTAATCCCGGCTGCTACGCGACGGCGATCATTCTGGCCCTGCTGCCAGCTTTGTCGGCGGGCCTCGTCAGCCGGGACGTGATCGTCGACGCTAAGTCAGGAGTGAGCGGAGCCGGGCGTGGCCTACGCCTGGATACCCACTATGCCGAGGCCAACGAGGATCTGAGCGCCTATAGCCTCGGAGGACACCGCCACTGGCCCGAGATTGTGCAAGAGTTAGAAACCGCGGCTCGCTCCGCCGGCCAGACCTATGAGCCGGGCCTGCGTCTGACCTTCGTTCCCCATCTGACGCCTATGACGCGAGGCATTCTGGCTACGTGCTATGCCGAGCTGCGGCCCGATGATTCTGGTCGCCTGCCAACCGCCTCCCAGGTTCAGGCGCTCTACCGTGACTATTATGCGGGCGAGCCGTTTGTTCATGTTATCGATCAGCCACCACATACCAAGTGGACCTATGGCAGCAACCATTGCCTGCTGTATGTCACGGTGGATGAGCGGAGCGGGCGGCTGCTGGTCCTTTCCTGTCTGGATAATCTGGTCAAGGGAGCTTCCGGGCAGGCATTGCAGAATGCCAACTGTATGTTTGGCTTCGATGAGCGCTGCGGCCTGCAGGGAGGAGCAATCTATCCTTGA
- a CDS encoding ABC transporter substrate-binding protein — MRKITHLFLCISYLLVCSLLLGACGQSAGQGTPTSNGGKTLTDVTIGLGYIPDIQFAPFYVAQAKGYYSQAGLNVTFNHGIVTDLVGSMVAGRNTFVFASGDEELTARSKGVQAVNVATIFQRYPVCLIVPVDSPIRTLADLKGHSVGVPGPYGATYVGLLALLYHEHLSVNDIHLQSIGFTQVAALLGHKVDAVMGYSNNEPLQLRRQGFPVRTFEVSDYQPLISNGIVTLQTTLRQQPQMVRAFVQATLRGLSEVIANPEEALQLSKSYVPGMDLAKAREVLQATIPVWRGNGHLGYNDPATWQATATFLAALKLIPDVPDVSAAYTNQFVA; from the coding sequence ATGCGGAAGATCACGCATCTCTTCTTGTGTATAAGTTACCTGCTTGTATGTTCCCTCTTGCTCGGCGCCTGCGGCCAGTCGGCAGGGCAAGGCACGCCCACATCCAACGGGGGAAAGACGCTGACGGATGTCACCATTGGTCTGGGCTACATCCCAGACATCCAGTTCGCGCCCTTCTACGTCGCCCAAGCCAAGGGCTACTATAGCCAGGCAGGACTGAACGTGACCTTCAATCATGGGATCGTGACCGACCTGGTCGGTTCAATGGTGGCGGGACGCAACACCTTCGTCTTCGCCAGCGGCGATGAGGAACTGACGGCCCGGAGCAAGGGCGTACAGGCCGTCAACGTGGCCACTATTTTTCAGCGCTATCCGGTCTGTCTGATCGTGCCAGTGGATTCGCCGATTCGCACGCTGGCGGACCTGAAAGGCCACAGCGTTGGGGTACCTGGTCCCTATGGGGCGACCTACGTCGGGCTGTTGGCGCTGCTCTACCACGAGCATCTGAGCGTCAACGACATTCATCTGCAATCCATCGGCTTCACCCAGGTCGCAGCCCTGCTCGGCCACAAGGTCGATGCCGTGATGGGCTATTCGAATAATGAGCCACTGCAGCTGCGCCGCCAGGGCTTCCCGGTGCGCACCTTTGAGGTTTCGGACTACCAGCCGCTGATCTCTAACGGCATCGTGACCTTGCAGACCACCTTGCGTCAGCAGCCGCAAATGGTGCGGGCCTTCGTGCAGGCGACCCTGCGGGGACTAAGCGAGGTCATTGCCAACCCCGAGGAGGCTCTGCAACTCAGCAAGAGCTATGTGCCCGGCATGGATCTGGCAAAGGCCAGGGAAGTCCTGCAGGCGACGATTCCCGTCTGGCGAGGCAACGGCCACCTCGGCTACAATGATCCTGCCACCTGGCAGGCAACAGCCACCTTTCTGGCTGCCCTGAAGCTGATCCCTGATGTGCCCGATGTCAGCGCCGCCTACACGAACCAGTTCGTAGCCTAG
- a CDS encoding cation diffusion facilitator family transporter, translated as MVAAREAHREKMLVALSSVGAAVGLTALKLVAGLLSGSLGILAEAAHSGLDLAAALMTFLAVRVADRPADATHNYGHAKIENLSALFEAILLLATALWIIYEALRRLLLGEGHVEASILALLVMAISIAVDVTRSRALLRVARRLGSQALEADALHFSTDIWSSAIVIGGLLVLRLAEIWHLPAWVRQADAVAALGVSLIVIYVALRLARETVDALLDRAPEELLQRLEAAIRQVEGVSELRRVRVRRAGNKIFADVVVAAPRSFTFEETHALSERVEQATIAGVHAHAPQAEADVVVHLEPVATAEETVREQIHYLAQQQGIRAHDIRVREVGGKLEADFDIEVEADMDLASAHAAATRLEEAVLRGNAQLQRVTTHLEAPIATIERRQDVTSDYPEMVQRIRQLADAVAGAGSAHDIHLYRSCRAEERVAGTGVRREEQWREGERSASANGREEELDLVLHITCAPEIPLSQAHLKAEEVQRALRQEYPRLGSVAIHTEPPE; from the coding sequence ATGGTAGCAGCACGAGAGGCGCATCGGGAGAAGATGCTGGTCGCGCTCTCCTCGGTGGGGGCGGCAGTTGGGCTGACCGCCCTGAAGCTCGTGGCTGGTTTGCTTAGCGGCAGTCTGGGCATCCTGGCTGAGGCGGCCCACTCTGGTCTGGACCTGGCAGCGGCCCTGATGACCTTTCTGGCCGTGCGGGTCGCTGACCGGCCCGCCGATGCCACCCATAACTATGGCCATGCCAAGATCGAGAACCTCTCGGCGCTCTTCGAGGCCATCCTGCTGCTGGCCACTGCTCTCTGGATTATCTACGAAGCTCTGCGCCGTCTCCTTCTGGGTGAAGGGCATGTTGAGGCAAGCATCCTGGCGCTGCTGGTCATGGCCATCTCGATCGCTGTCGACGTCACTCGCTCGCGGGCCTTGCTGCGCGTGGCCCGTCGTCTAGGCAGCCAGGCCCTGGAGGCCGATGCTCTCCACTTCAGCACCGATATCTGGAGTTCCGCCATTGTCATTGGCGGGCTGCTGGTTCTGCGTCTGGCTGAGATCTGGCATCTGCCAGCCTGGGTCAGACAAGCAGACGCCGTCGCTGCACTCGGCGTCTCCCTGATCGTGATCTACGTCGCCCTGCGTCTGGCGCGCGAAACAGTCGATGCCTTGCTCGATCGTGCTCCCGAAGAGCTCCTGCAGCGGCTGGAGGCGGCCATCCGGCAGGTGGAGGGAGTAAGCGAGCTGCGCCGGGTGCGCGTGCGTCGCGCCGGCAACAAAATTTTTGCTGACGTAGTGGTGGCGGCACCGCGCTCTTTCACGTTTGAGGAGACGCACGCCCTCAGCGAGCGCGTCGAGCAGGCCACCATTGCTGGAGTACATGCTCATGCTCCCCAGGCAGAGGCCGATGTGGTCGTTCACCTGGAGCCGGTGGCGACCGCCGAGGAGACGGTACGCGAACAGATCCACTACCTGGCCCAGCAGCAGGGGATTCGGGCCCACGATATTCGCGTGCGCGAGGTGGGGGGCAAGCTGGAAGCAGACTTTGACATCGAAGTGGAAGCCGATATGGACCTGGCCAGCGCGCATGCGGCGGCCACGCGCCTCGAAGAGGCAGTCTTGCGCGGCAATGCTCAGTTGCAGCGAGTCACCACTCACCTGGAGGCGCCAATCGCGACGATCGAGCGCCGCCAGGACGTCACGAGTGATTACCCTGAGATGGTCCAGCGCATTCGCCAGCTGGCCGATGCCGTGGCCGGCGCGGGCAGTGCCCATGACATCCATCTCTATCGCTCCTGCCGGGCCGAGGAGCGGGTCGCCGGGACAGGGGTGCGCAGGGAAGAGCAGTGGCGGGAAGGAGAAAGGTCGGCGAGCGCGAACGGGCGCGAAGAGGAGCTGGATCTTGTGCTCCATATTACCTGTGCTCCCGAGATACCGCTGAGCCAGGCCCATCTCAAAGCTGAGGAGGTGCAGCGCGCCCTGCGTCAAGAGTATCCCCGCCTCGGCTCGGTCGCCATCCATACGGAGCCGCCGGAGTGA
- a CDS encoding HAD family hydrolase: protein MITALIFDFDGLMLETEVPEFLAWQELYERYGQRFELEAWLPYIGIGPTSNPFDPLRELERRLGRSFSLEERESLRQARRERCRQLLEGQAVAEGVLDYLEAAQRLGLRLGVASSSSRRWVVGHLERLGLRSRFQCICCGDDVQVTKPDPAVYLAVLSCLGVRAEEAIALEDSPNGVRAARRAGIFCVAVPSVLTRQAAFSEDATPDLQLGTLSALSLEELLQRIDALRASKQH from the coding sequence ATGATTACCGCCCTGATTTTCGACTTCGACGGTCTCATGCTCGAAACAGAGGTGCCGGAGTTTTTAGCCTGGCAGGAGCTGTACGAGCGCTATGGCCAGCGCTTCGAACTGGAGGCCTGGCTCCCCTACATCGGCATTGGTCCCACCTCTAACCCCTTCGATCCCTTACGGGAGCTGGAGCGTCGCCTGGGCCGCTCCTTCTCGCTGGAGGAACGCGAGTCACTGCGTCAGGCTCGGCGGGAGCGTTGTCGCCAGCTCTTAGAGGGGCAGGCAGTCGCCGAGGGGGTGCTGGACTACCTGGAAGCAGCCCAGCGGCTCGGCCTGCGTCTGGGTGTGGCTTCTTCCTCGTCGCGGCGCTGGGTTGTCGGCCACTTAGAACGTCTTGGTCTGCGGTCGCGTTTCCAGTGCATCTGCTGTGGCGACGATGTCCAGGTAACCAAACCGGACCCAGCGGTCTATCTGGCAGTCTTGAGCTGTCTGGGCGTCAGGGCCGAGGAGGCCATCGCTTTGGAAGATTCGCCCAATGGCGTGCGGGCGGCGCGGCGAGCGGGCATCTTCTGCGTGGCCGTCCCTAGCGTGCTCACACGCCAGGCAGCCTTTTCCGAAGACGCCACGCCCGATCTGCAATTGGGGACCTTGAGCGCACTCTCTCTGGAGGAACTCCTCCAGCGGATCGACGCCTTGCGTGCCAGCAAACAGCACTGA